The Macaca nemestrina isolate mMacNem1 chromosome Y unlocalized genomic scaffold, mMacNem.hap1 SUPER_Y_unloc_1, whole genome shotgun sequence genome window below encodes:
- the LOC139361194 gene encoding heat shock transcription factor, Y-linked-like isoform X1 produces MEHGSSETQGFSPKDELTVSEASTRSPLCEHTFSGDSDLRSMIEENAFQVLSQGFLLKRPCYTVCVSEPDKDNDFFSLTFPRKLWKIVESDQFKSVSWDENGTCIMINEELFKKEILERKHPYRIFQTDSIRSFVRQLNIYGFSKIRQNFQRSAFLPTFLAEEKESSVLTKLKCYYNPHFKRGCPQLLVRVKRRIDVKNASLTPTLFHEDFNQKHFRAGANMENHNPALAAEVSEESLFATSTNLNMSLTRESSVGKIIASSSDPIISGFLPPSRSTSIGPSEQSATDQRAILNQLSTIHMHSHSTYMQARGRIVNFITTTTSQYHIISPFQNCFLGLTLESPAVPTRYPVVSVNQAPHPNLLPAGNRWLQMSTIADISSSPLSRPATQPSPLDKYHTNYN; encoded by the exons atggaacaTGGTTCTTCAGAAACTCAAGGTTTTTCTCCCAAAGATGAATTAACTGTTTCAGAAGCCTCCACTAGGTCTCCATTGTGTGAGCACACATTCTCTGGGGACTCAGACTTAAGGTCAATGATTGAAGAAAATGCTTTTCAGGTTTTGTCGCAAGGATTCTTGTTAAAAAGGCCATGTTACACAGTTTGTGTCTCTGAGCCAGATaaagataatgattttttttctctgacctttcccaggaaactttggaaaatagttgaAAGTGACCAATTCAAGTCTGTTTCATGGGATGAGAATGGAACTTGCATAATGATTAATGAAGAACTCTTCAAGAAAGAAATTTTGGAAAGAAAGCATCCTTACAGAATATTTCAAACTGACAGTATCAGAAGCTTTGTTCGACAGCTCAACATTTATGGATTTAGTAAAATTCGACAGAATTTTCAAAGATCTGCCTTTCTACCCACCTTTCTGGCCGAAGAGAAAGAATCCTCTGTCTTAACCAAG ttaAAGTGCTATTATAATCCACATTTCAAACGTGGCTGTCCCCAACTTTTAGTAAGAGTGAAAAGAAGAATTGATGTTAAAAATGCTTCACTTACACCTACTTTATTCCATGAAGATTTCAACCAGAAGCATTTTAGAGCAGGGGCTAACATGGAGAATCATAATCCTGCCTTAGCTGCCGAAGTTAGTGAAGAAAGTTTATTTGCAACCTCTACAAATTTAAATATGTCTCTAACAAGGGAATCTTCTGTCGGAAAGATAATTGCTAGTTCATCTGACCCAATTATAAGTGGTTTCCTTCCTCCTTCACGTTCAACCTCAATTGGACCATCAGAGCAAAGTGCAACAGATCAACGTGCCATTTTAAATCAATTGAGCACTATTCATATGCACTCTCATAGCACATACATGCAAGCAAGGGGCCGCATTGTGAATTTTATTACAACCACAACTTCTCAATACCACATAATATCTCCCtttcaaaactgttttttggGGCTGACACTAGAATCACCTGCTGTTCCAACAAGATATCCTGTGGTATCAGTCAATCAGGCTCCACATCCTAACCTGCTACCAGCAGGCAACCGGTGGTTGCAAATGTCTACGATAGCTGATATATCATCTAGCCCTCTTTCCAGGCCAGCTACTCAACCATCACCACTGGACAAATATCACACTAATTACAACTGA
- the LOC139361194 gene encoding heat shock transcription factor, Y-linked-like isoform X3, which yields MEHGSSETQGFSPKDELTVSEASTRSPLCEHTFSGDSDLRSMIEENAFQVLSQGFLLKRPCYTVCVSEPDKDNDFFSLTFPRKLWKIVESDQFKSVSWDENGTCIMINEELFKKEILERKHPYRIFQTDSIRSFVRQLNIYGFSKIRQNFQRSAFLPTFLAEEKESSVLTKVFFHHL from the coding sequence atggaacaTGGTTCTTCAGAAACTCAAGGTTTTTCTCCCAAAGATGAATTAACTGTTTCAGAAGCCTCCACTAGGTCTCCATTGTGTGAGCACACATTCTCTGGGGACTCAGACTTAAGGTCAATGATTGAAGAAAATGCTTTTCAGGTTTTGTCGCAAGGATTCTTGTTAAAAAGGCCATGTTACACAGTTTGTGTCTCTGAGCCAGATaaagataatgattttttttctctgacctttcccaggaaactttggaaaatagttgaAAGTGACCAATTCAAGTCTGTTTCATGGGATGAGAATGGAACTTGCATAATGATTAATGAAGAACTCTTCAAGAAAGAAATTTTGGAAAGAAAGCATCCTTACAGAATATTTCAAACTGACAGTATCAGAAGCTTTGTTCGACAGCTCAACATTTATGGATTTAGTAAAATTCGACAGAATTTTCAAAGATCTGCCTTTCTACCCACCTTTCTGGCCGAAGAGAAAGAATCCTCTGTCTTAACCAAG